A genome region from Triticum aestivum cultivar Chinese Spring chromosome 2B, IWGSC CS RefSeq v2.1, whole genome shotgun sequence includes the following:
- the LOC123046902 gene encoding organic cation/carnitine transporter 4 — protein MSTTEALLPASASGGGGGERLSIDDALALHAGEFGRWQLWHFLLVTAAWTLEAMHTMVMIFADREPAMWCPAGDGRCGDRCAGAAAGWEWEQGSGSSTVAEWGLVCGERYKVGLVQALFFAGCMIGAGVFGHLSDSFMGRKGTLHVVCFLNAIFGLLTALSPNYWVYMALRLLTGFSAGSVCLCAFVLATEPIGPTYRGVTGMSTCYFFSGGIAALAGIAAMCQSSWRLLYVVTSMPSLVFALVVMPFVSESPRWYLVRRRTDDAMRILRNIASTNGRSIPDGVTLKLDDEDDLNKKVEESSSTILDVFRSRATRGRLVLSVIISFLCSAVYFGLSLNVVNLKLNLYISVVANCLAEMPGFLLTTVLLQRFGRKPLAIGSMILSGIFCTSASLIAGVGALRVVRMACGMVGIFGMAATYSLLVVYTAELFPTAVRTAAMGCTAQASQMGAILAPLVVVLGEQVPFAVFGVFGIIGGLLVICLPETMNKPLYDTMFGLEKGERAPTSEEEVISGNSEI, from the exons ATGTCGACCACCGAGGCGCTCCTCCCCGCCTCcgccagcggcggtggcggcggcgagcgctTGAGCATCGACGACGCGCTGGCGTTGCACGCGGGGGAGTTCGGGAGGTGGCAGCTGTGGCACTTCCTGCTGGTGACGGCGGCGTGGACGCTGGAGGCGATGCACACCATGGTGATGATCTTCGCCGACCGCGAGCCGGCCATGTGGTGCCCCGCGGGGGACGGGCGGTGCGGCGACCGCTGCGCCGGCGCCGCGGCCGGGTGGGAGTGGGAGCAGGGGAGCGGCTCGTCGACCGTGGCCGAGTGGGGCCTCGTCTGCGGCGAGCGCTACAAGGTCGGCCTCGTCCAGGCCTTGTTCTTCGCCGGCTGCATGATCG GCGCTGGCGTTTTTGGGCATCTGTCAGACTCTTTTATGGGTCGGAAGGGGACACTACACGTGGTGTGCTTTCTCAATGCCATCTTCGGCCTCCTCACCGCGCTCTCCCCCAATTATTGGGTCTACATGGCCTTGCGCCTTCTCACAGGATTTAGCGCCGGAAGCGTTTGCCTTTGTGCCTTCGTCCTCGCCACGGAGCCGATAGGCCCAACCTATCGTGGGGTCACCGGCATGTCCACTTGCTACTTCTTCTCCGGAGGCATCGCAGCCCTTGCCGGCATAGCCGCGATGTGCCAGTCATCCTGGCGCTTGCTCTACGTCGTCACTTCCATGCCATCCCTTGTCTTCGCGCTCGTCGTCATGCCGTTCGTATCCGAGTCCCCGCGTTGGTACCTTGTGCGGCGGCGCACCGACGACGCGATGCGGATTCTACGAAACATTGCATCCACTAATGGCCGAAGCATCCCAGATGGTGTCACCCTCAAgctcgatgatgaagatgacctcaacAAGAAGGTtgaggagtcgtcgtcgacgatcTTGGATGTGTTTCGATCGCGGGCAACGCGGGGCAGGCTCGTGCTCTCGGTGATCATCAGCTTCCTTTGCTCCGCAGTGTACTTTGGGCTGAGCCTCAATGTGGTCAACCTAAAGCTTAACCTTTACATCAGCGTGGTTGCTAACTGTCTCGCTGAGATGCCCGGGTTCCTGCTTACTACGGTGCTCCTCCAACGTTTTGGCCGGAAACCACTCGCTATTGGCTCGATGATTCTCAGCGGCATTTTCTGCACATCTGCCAGTCTTATTGCCGGTGTCGGTGCCTTGAG GGTGGTGAGGATGGCATGCGGGATGGTAGGAATCTTTGGAATGGCAGCGACATACAGCCTGTTGGTCGTATACACTGCAGAGTTGTTCCCAACAGCTGTACGTACCGCGGCGATGGGATGTACAGCACAGGCATCGCAGATGGGCGCCATACTGGCGCCCTTGGTGGTGGTGCTTGGGGAGCAAGTGCCATTCGCGGTGTTCGGCGTGTTTGGCATCATTGGTGGGCTGCTTGTGATCTGCCTCCCAGAGACTATGAACAAGCCCTTGTACGACACCATGTTCGGGCTGGAGAAAGGGGAGAGGGCACCTACAAGTGAAGAAGAAGTTATATCGGGGAACTCCGAAATTTGA